A genomic stretch from Sphingomonas sp. HDW15A includes:
- a CDS encoding YihY/virulence factor BrkB family protein: protein MQDQHPLSPEERRKEQAAEAAALGPHVAEAHHPPPTAWEITKRVAIGVYNDGFIHAGNLAFLSLLALFPFFILAAAIAQLLGQSADGQRTVATILARLPPNVAEVLSAPIQEVLTARTGPLLWFGAIVGLWTAASFIETIRDILRRAYGVPYSAPFWTYRLGSLGIILVAVLLLMLAFGLAVLGTSIEHFVVARLPASDGLATQLGWYRFAPAVTLYATFYAIFLILTPKRYRKIGCRKWPGAMLVTLWWIASVELLPPALAMAGGYEITYGSLAGVMIALIFFFLVGLGVVTGAELNAALADYGGKALKGEVYEGPYAQQLEVEEPEPGEDVELSEQGAKA, encoded by the coding sequence ATGCAGGACCAGCATCCGCTGTCGCCAGAGGAACGGCGAAAGGAGCAGGCAGCGGAAGCCGCGGCGCTCGGGCCGCATGTCGCCGAGGCTCATCACCCGCCGCCGACCGCTTGGGAGATCACCAAGCGCGTCGCGATCGGCGTCTATAACGATGGCTTCATCCACGCCGGCAACCTCGCCTTCCTGTCGCTTCTGGCGCTGTTTCCATTCTTCATTCTCGCTGCCGCCATCGCCCAGTTGCTCGGCCAGTCGGCTGACGGTCAGCGCACCGTGGCGACGATCCTCGCGCGTTTGCCGCCGAACGTCGCCGAAGTCTTGAGCGCGCCGATCCAAGAAGTGCTGACGGCGCGAACCGGACCATTGCTGTGGTTCGGCGCGATCGTCGGCCTGTGGACCGCGGCAAGCTTCATCGAGACGATCCGCGACATCCTGCGCCGCGCCTACGGCGTTCCTTATAGCGCGCCCTTCTGGACCTACCGCCTGGGTTCGCTGGGGATCATCCTTGTCGCCGTCCTGCTGCTGATGCTCGCGTTCGGCCTTGCGGTTCTCGGCACATCGATCGAGCATTTCGTGGTCGCCCGGCTGCCGGCGTCGGACGGTCTTGCGACCCAGTTGGGCTGGTATCGTTTCGCGCCGGCGGTGACGCTTTATGCCACGTTTTACGCGATCTTCTTGATCCTCACCCCCAAGCGCTACCGCAAGATCGGCTGCCGCAAATGGCCCGGCGCGATGCTGGTGACATTATGGTGGATCGCCAGCGTCGAATTGCTTCCACCGGCGCTCGCAATGGCCGGCGGCTACGAGATCACGTACGGAAGCCTCGCCGGCGTGATGATTGCGCTGATTTTCTTCTTCCTCGTCGGCCTTGGGGTGGTTACCGGCGCCGAGCTCAACGCCGCGCTGGCCGATTACGGCGGCAAGGCGCTAAAGGGCGAGGTTTACGAGGGTCCATACGCGCAGCAGCTCGAGGTCGAGGAACCGGAGCCGGGCGAAGATGTGGAATTGAGCGAACAAGGGGCAAAAGCATGA
- a CDS encoding cation diffusion facilitator family transporter translates to MAVVLVSLKTVASWQTGSVAMLGSLADSALDLLASLVTLVGVRFAAMPADDDHRFGHGKAEALAALAQVILITISALGIAWRAIDRLQNGAPTGDLEMGVGVSVFAILATFALLAYQRHVIRKTGSIAIRTDNVHYQSDLFLNLSVIAALVLDQMMGWRAADPIFGIGIALWLMWGAGRAASHSVDQLMDREWPQEEREAFLYAARDYPELDGLHDFRTRHAGTHRFVQFHVWVPADWTVREAHDRMDAVEEKLQSRFPGTEILIHLDPEGHTDRETMLPSAITEKKP, encoded by the coding sequence ATGGCCGTGGTCCTTGTGTCGCTGAAGACGGTCGCGTCCTGGCAGACCGGCTCGGTCGCGATGCTCGGAAGTCTTGCCGACAGCGCGCTCGACCTGCTTGCCAGCCTCGTCACCCTCGTCGGGGTGCGGTTCGCGGCGATGCCGGCCGATGACGATCACCGCTTCGGCCATGGCAAGGCAGAGGCGCTTGCGGCGCTCGCGCAGGTTATCCTGATCACGATTTCGGCGCTTGGCATTGCCTGGCGCGCCATCGACCGCCTGCAGAACGGCGCACCCACCGGGGACTTGGAGATGGGTGTCGGGGTGTCGGTGTTCGCGATTCTCGCGACCTTCGCGCTGCTCGCCTACCAGCGCCACGTTATCCGCAAGACCGGCTCGATCGCGATAAGGACCGACAACGTCCATTATCAGTCGGACCTGTTCCTCAACCTGTCGGTGATCGCCGCGCTAGTCCTGGACCAGATGATGGGATGGCGCGCCGCGGACCCGATCTTCGGGATCGGCATCGCTCTATGGCTGATGTGGGGCGCCGGGCGCGCGGCATCCCATTCCGTCGACCAGCTCATGGACCGCGAGTGGCCGCAGGAGGAGCGCGAGGCATTCCTCTATGCTGCGCGCGATTATCCCGAGCTCGATGGCCTCCACGACTTCCGCACCCGCCATGCCGGCACGCACCGCTTCGTCCAGTTCCACGTCTGGGTCCCGGCCGACTGGACGGTGCGTGAGGCGCACGACCGCATGGATGCCGTCGAGGAGAAATTGCAGTCGCGGTTCCCGGGAACCGAGATCCTCATCCATCTCGACCCGGAAGGTCATACCGACCGCGAGACGATGCTCCCATCCGCAATCACGGAAAAGAAGCCTTGA
- a CDS encoding YkvA family protein produces MSGRLKDWARRLKRDVVALWLAARDPRTPIGAKLLAGAVAAYALSPIDLIPDFIPVLGYIDDLIIVPAGIWLSLKLIPAALMDELRVEADRRGERPTSRGAMFVIVLVWVALAYGAYLLFVDRGLIRY; encoded by the coding sequence TTGAGCGGTCGGCTAAAAGACTGGGCACGCCGGCTGAAACGCGATGTCGTCGCCTTGTGGCTTGCCGCCCGGGACCCGAGAACGCCAATCGGCGCGAAGCTGCTCGCCGGGGCGGTCGCAGCCTACGCACTGAGCCCGATCGACCTCATTCCCGACTTCATCCCGGTGCTCGGCTATATCGACGACCTGATCATCGTTCCCGCCGGAATCTGGCTGTCATTGAAGCTGATACCGGCCGCGCTGATGGACGAACTGCGCGTGGAAGCAGACCGGCGCGGGGAGCGGCCCACCAGCCGCGGAGCGATGTTCGTCATCGTGCTGGTGTGGGTCGCGCTCGCCTATGGCGCCTACCTGCTCTTCGTGGACCGGGGCCTGATCCGCTACTGA
- a CDS encoding acylphosphatase, which produces MATARRIRVTGRVQGVFFRAWTREQAKRLGVFGWVRNCADGSVEAHVEGEQAAVEEMIAAMKHGPGAARVDALDCEAVALTGAHNFEVTH; this is translated from the coding sequence ATGGCCACAGCACGCCGCATTCGTGTCACTGGCCGGGTGCAAGGCGTGTTCTTCCGCGCGTGGACGCGCGAGCAGGCAAAGCGGCTCGGTGTTTTCGGATGGGTTCGCAACTGCGCGGATGGCAGCGTCGAGGCGCATGTCGAAGGCGAACAAGCGGCGGTCGAGGAGATGATCGCGGCGATGAAGCACGGACCGGGGGCGGCGAGGGTGGACGCGCTGGACTGCGAAGCGGTCGCCCTGACCGGAGCGCATAACTTCGAAGTGACGCATTGA
- the pdxH gene encoding pyridoxamine 5'-phosphate oxidase: protein MADDPITLFDDWLAEARAAEPNDPEAMALATADSEGRPSVRMVLLKGHGPDGFSFFTNAGSRKGGELAANPAGSLLFHWKSLRRQVRIDGMVEKLSDREADDYFATRGRDSQLGAWASDQSRPLDSRETFENRFNAAGSRFEGQDVPRPAYWTGFRLIPERIEFWEDRPHRLHHRRLFTRNGDSWAEGLLYP from the coding sequence ATGGCCGACGATCCCATCACGCTGTTCGACGACTGGCTGGCCGAAGCACGAGCCGCCGAGCCCAACGACCCCGAAGCAATGGCCCTTGCAACCGCGGATTCGGAAGGGCGCCCGAGCGTTCGTATGGTGCTGCTGAAGGGACATGGGCCGGACGGATTCAGCTTCTTTACCAATGCTGGCAGCCGCAAGGGTGGCGAGTTGGCAGCCAACCCGGCTGGCTCCCTTCTATTCCATTGGAAGTCGCTTCGCCGCCAGGTCCGCATCGACGGCATGGTCGAAAAGTTGAGCGACCGCGAGGCCGATGACTATTTCGCAACTCGGGGCCGCGATAGCCAGCTCGGTGCGTGGGCGTCGGATCAATCGCGCCCGCTCGACAGCCGCGAGACCTTCGAAAATCGCTTCAACGCGGCGGGATCCCGCTTCGAAGGGCAAGATGTGCCGCGCCCGGCTTATTGGACCGGCTTCCGCCTGATCCCCGAACGCATTGAATTCTGGGAGGACCGCCCGCACCGCCTCCACCACCGCCGCCTGTTCACGAGGAACGGCGACAGCTGGGCCGAGGGGCTGCTCTACCCGTGA
- the trpB gene encoding tryptophan synthase subunit beta has translation MRLNGRFGRFGGCYVPEILLPALVQLEAAFLDAEEDPAFRAELDALLTTYAGRPTPLTRCRNLGQGRIYLKREDLLHGGAHKTNQVLAQGLLAKRMGKTRLIAETGAGQHGVATAMVGALLGLETEIYMGADDVERQALNVHRMALMGAQVVPVTAGDRTLKDAVNEALRDWAASFEDTHYLLGTAAGPHPFPLMVRQFQRIIGREAREQMLAAEGRLPDAVVACVGGGSNAIGLFSDFVPDESVRLIGVEAAGRGLSGQDHGATLQRGSPGILHGSETLILQDRHGQVSDSWSISAGLDYPAVGPEHAHLQDIGRATYVGARDDEAFAAFKALARHEGIVPALESSHAIAEALRLHSEQPDALILVGLSGRGDKDMASVQKLLEAA, from the coding sequence ATGCGCCTGAATGGCCGCTTCGGCCGCTTCGGCGGCTGCTACGTTCCCGAGATTCTCCTTCCCGCGCTCGTTCAGCTCGAGGCCGCTTTCCTCGACGCGGAAGAGGACCCCGCCTTCCGCGCCGAGCTCGACGCGCTTCTCACCACCTATGCCGGTCGCCCGACGCCCCTGACCCGTTGCCGCAACCTCGGGCAGGGCCGCATCTACCTGAAGCGCGAGGACCTGCTCCACGGCGGCGCGCACAAGACCAACCAGGTGCTCGCCCAGGGCCTGCTCGCCAAGCGCATGGGCAAGACCCGCCTCATCGCCGAGACCGGCGCCGGCCAGCATGGCGTCGCGACCGCGATGGTCGGGGCATTGCTCGGCCTTGAAACCGAAATCTACATGGGCGCCGACGATGTCGAACGGCAGGCGCTGAACGTCCACCGCATGGCGCTGATGGGCGCGCAGGTCGTGCCCGTGACCGCCGGCGACCGCACACTCAAGGACGCGGTGAACGAGGCGCTTCGCGACTGGGCAGCCAGCTTCGAGGACACCCATTACCTTCTCGGGACCGCCGCCGGACCGCATCCCTTTCCCCTGATGGTCCGCCAGTTCCAACGCATCATCGGCCGCGAGGCGCGCGAGCAGATGCTCGCCGCCGAGGGCCGCCTTCCCGATGCCGTCGTCGCTTGCGTCGGCGGCGGCTCCAACGCCATCGGCCTGTTCAGCGATTTCGTGCCCGACGAGTCCGTCCGCCTGATCGGCGTCGAAGCGGCCGGGCGCGGCCTAAGCGGCCAGGATCATGGCGCCACCCTCCAACGCGGCAGCCCCGGAATCCTCCACGGCTCGGAAACGCTCATACTCCAGGACCGCCATGGCCAGGTCAGCGACAGCTGGTCCATCTCCGCCGGCCTCGATTATCCAGCGGTCGGGCCGGAGCACGCCCACCTCCAGGATATCGGCCGCGCGACATATGTGGGAGCCAGAGACGACGAAGCCTTTGCCGCCTTCAAGGCCCTCGCCCGGCATGAGGGCATCGTCCCCGCCCTTGAATCGTCGCACGCCATTGCCGAGGCCCTGCGCCTCCACTCCGAGCAGCCCGACGCGCTGATCCTCGTCGGCCTGTCCGGTCGCGGCGACAAGGACATGGCGTCCGTGCAGAAGCTGCTGGAGGCCGCTTAA
- the trpA gene encoding tryptophan synthase subunit alpha, with product MSRYASMFAACRAQNRIAFGGFLMLGHPSPSATAELLDALVEGGADMVELGIPFSDPVADGPVIARAGKQALEAGVTPDDCLGMIAAFRARHPAVPVGILTYANIVMARGRSAFARELADAGADSLLVADVPSIEAEPWAEDMIAAGIDPVLIAAPNTPDSALQRIAGLGRGYTYCVARSGVTGSGEAPRLAHGALFAALERHGAHPPVLGFGISTAEHVAAAAQAGAAGVIVGSALVQIAALEDGPAQVRDFCRALARA from the coding sequence ATGAGTCGCTACGCATCCATGTTCGCGGCCTGCCGTGCCCAAAACCGCATCGCTTTCGGTGGATTCCTGATGCTTGGCCACCCCTCACCATCCGCCACTGCCGAACTGCTCGACGCGCTCGTCGAGGGCGGCGCCGACATGGTCGAACTCGGCATCCCCTTCTCCGATCCGGTCGCAGACGGCCCGGTCATTGCCCGCGCCGGGAAACAGGCGCTCGAAGCCGGCGTGACCCCGGACGACTGCCTCGGGATGATCGCCGCCTTCCGCGCCCGCCATCCCGCCGTTCCCGTGGGCATCTTGACCTACGCGAACATCGTCATGGCTCGCGGTCGCTCCGCTTTCGCTCGCGAACTTGCCGATGCCGGAGCCGACAGCCTGCTCGTCGCGGACGTCCCCTCGATCGAGGCCGAACCGTGGGCGGAGGACATGATCGCCGCTGGAATCGATCCGGTTCTCATCGCCGCTCCAAACACGCCCGACTCCGCACTTCAGCGCATCGCAGGCTTAGGCCGCGGCTACACCTATTGTGTCGCGCGCAGCGGAGTCACCGGCTCCGGTGAGGCGCCCCGGCTAGCGCACGGCGCCCTGTTCGCAGCGCTCGAACGGCATGGAGCACACCCGCCTGTCCTCGGCTTCGGAATCTCGACGGCCGAACATGTCGCCGCCGCCGCACAGGCGGGCGCCGCGGGAGTAATCGTCGGCAGCGCGCTGGTCCAGATCGCCGCGCTTGAGGACGGACCTGCCCAGGTCCGCGATTTCTGCCGGGCGCTCGCCCGCGCCTAG
- a CDS encoding DnaJ C-terminal domain-containing protein — MDLYQQLGIARGASEAEIKKAYRSLAKQLHPDRNKDNPKAAERFAKVTQAYEILSDKDKRARYDRGEIDEDGNPRMPFGAGFGGGGGRSSYPGGGGGTGGFEGFPGGFSADPADLSDLFEGLFGGGGARRSGGGFGRRSAPPPKGADVAYRLKVPFLDAAALKPQRVTLSGGKTIDLKLPKGVEDGTKIRLSGQGQQGPGGMGDAIVSIEVAPHPFFAREGNDIRLTLPITLKEAVLGAKVKAPTPDGPVMLTVPKGATSGKVLRLKAKGFTDKAGKRGDMKVMLSVDLPADDAALRTFAESWDGGGNPRKALGV; from the coding sequence ATGGACCTATACCAGCAGCTTGGAATTGCGCGGGGAGCGAGCGAGGCCGAGATAAAGAAAGCCTATCGAAGCCTCGCCAAGCAGCTTCACCCCGACCGCAACAAGGACAATCCCAAGGCGGCCGAGCGTTTCGCAAAAGTGACGCAGGCCTATGAAATCCTGTCCGACAAGGACAAGCGCGCCCGCTACGACCGCGGCGAGATCGACGAAGACGGCAACCCCAGGATGCCGTTCGGCGCAGGTTTCGGCGGCGGCGGTGGCCGATCAAGCTATCCCGGCGGAGGCGGCGGTACGGGCGGATTCGAAGGCTTTCCCGGCGGCTTCAGCGCCGATCCAGCCGACCTCAGCGACCTGTTCGAAGGCCTCTTCGGCGGAGGCGGGGCACGTCGGTCGGGTGGCGGTTTTGGACGGCGGAGTGCACCGCCGCCAAAGGGCGCCGACGTCGCTTATCGGCTCAAGGTTCCGTTTCTGGATGCGGCAGCGCTGAAGCCCCAGCGCGTGACCTTGTCCGGTGGCAAGACGATCGATCTCAAGCTTCCCAAGGGCGTTGAGGACGGCACGAAGATTCGGCTGAGCGGGCAAGGGCAGCAGGGCCCTGGCGGAATGGGCGACGCAATCGTTTCGATCGAGGTCGCGCCGCATCCCTTCTTCGCGCGCGAAGGCAATGACATCCGCCTGACGCTGCCGATTACGCTCAAGGAAGCCGTGCTCGGCGCCAAGGTGAAGGCGCCGACGCCCGACGGGCCGGTGATGCTCACGGTGCCCAAGGGCGCGACATCGGGCAAGGTACTCCGCCTCAAGGCCAAGGGCTTCACCGACAAGGCCGGCAAGCGCGGCGACATGAAGGTCATGCTGTCGGTCGACCTGCCGGCCGACGATGCCGCGCTTCGCACCTTCGCGGAAAGCTGGGACGGCGGCGGCAACCCGCGCAAGGCGCTTGGCGTTTAG
- the fabI gene encoding enoyl-ACP reductase FabI, which yields MSGLMSGKRGLIMGLANDKSLAWGISKQLGEQGAELAFSYQGEALEKRVRPLAEQLGSDFCFDCDVSETAALDRAFKQVAERWDGLDFVVHAIGFSDKNELRGGYVDTSLENFLMTMNISVYSFCAVAQRARRMMKPGGSMLTLSYYGAEKVIPHYNVMGVAKAALETSVKYLAADLGPEGIRVNAISAGPIKTLAASGIGDFRYIMKWNEYNAPLRRNVTIEDVGGAGLYLLSDLASGVTGEIHHVDAGYNVVGMKAEDAPDIATV from the coding sequence ATGAGTGGATTGATGAGCGGCAAGCGCGGACTCATCATGGGCCTGGCGAATGACAAGTCGCTGGCCTGGGGGATTTCGAAGCAACTTGGCGAGCAGGGCGCCGAGCTGGCGTTCAGCTACCAGGGCGAGGCGCTCGAAAAGCGGGTGCGGCCTTTAGCGGAGCAGCTCGGCAGCGACTTCTGTTTCGACTGCGACGTGTCGGAAACGGCCGCGCTCGACCGCGCGTTCAAACAAGTCGCTGAACGCTGGGACGGGCTGGACTTCGTCGTCCATGCCATCGGCTTTTCCGACAAGAACGAGCTTCGCGGCGGCTACGTCGACACCAGCCTTGAGAACTTCCTGATGACCATGAACATCTCCGTCTACAGCTTCTGCGCGGTGGCGCAGCGGGCGCGGCGGATGATGAAGCCGGGCGGGTCGATGCTGACCCTTAGCTATTATGGCGCGGAGAAGGTCATTCCGCATTACAACGTCATGGGCGTCGCCAAGGCCGCGCTCGAGACCAGCGTCAAATATCTCGCCGCCGACCTTGGGCCCGAGGGCATTCGCGTCAACGCGATCAGCGCCGGACCGATCAAGACCCTGGCCGCGAGCGGGATCGGCGACTTCCGCTACATCATGAAGTGGAACGAATATAATGCGCCGCTCCGCCGCAACGTGACGATCGAGGATGTCGGCGGCGCAGGGCTTTACCTGCTCAGCGACCTTGCCAGCGGCGTGACTGGCGAAATCCACCATGTCGATGCCGGCTACAACGTCGTCGGAATGAAGGCCGAGGACGCGCCCGACATCGCGACAGTGTGA
- the trpCF gene encoding bifunctional indole-3-glycerol-phosphate synthase TrpC/phosphoribosylanthranilate isomerase TrpF yields the protein MTDLGLLGPIVAAKRTELGERLGDMPIEELRAKARPTTRSLKAALDRPGGRFIFEYKRASPSEGPLNASADPVAIARAYSGVADAMSVLVDPHFQGSYADLRAARAAFDGPILAKDFVVDPRQVVEARLAGADAVLAILAVLDDRAVSEVMTEAARFRMDVLVEVHDETEIRRAIALGAPLIGINNRNLKSFRTDLSVTERLSPLAQGRTLVAESGIATRADIDRLSPLVDAFLVGSTPMRDPDPRLAARALAFGRVKLCGLRTADDLIAAAPAAYAGLLFVPESPRSVTLAQAEALSGPKAPPFVGVFRDAPLETVVDAASRVPFAAIQLHGAEGIAYVAALRKAFAGEIWLAQHPADPPRAGGDRLLFDNRGGGTGEPFDWSALAGHPGLGRAMIAGGIGAHNARAARALGAFGIDVGSATDAAPGIKDHSKIAALFDALRTVSRKERLRICA from the coding sequence ATGACTGATCTCGGCCTGCTTGGACCGATTGTCGCCGCTAAGCGAACAGAGCTTGGCGAACGCCTAGGCGATATGCCGATCGAAGAACTGCGCGCGAAGGCCAGGCCCACCACCCGCAGCCTCAAGGCCGCGCTCGACCGGCCCGGCGGCCGCTTCATCTTCGAATACAAGCGCGCGTCCCCGTCGGAAGGACCGCTCAACGCTTCCGCCGATCCGGTTGCCATCGCGCGCGCCTACAGCGGCGTCGCCGACGCGATGAGCGTTCTCGTCGATCCGCATTTCCAGGGCAGCTACGCCGATCTTCGCGCCGCCCGCGCCGCCTTCGATGGGCCGATCCTCGCCAAGGATTTCGTCGTCGATCCGCGTCAGGTAGTCGAGGCGCGGCTGGCCGGGGCCGATGCTGTCCTCGCAATTCTCGCAGTGCTCGACGACCGCGCCGTTAGCGAAGTCATGACCGAGGCCGCGCGTTTCAGGATGGACGTGCTCGTCGAGGTTCACGACGAAACGGAGATTCGCCGCGCCATCGCACTTGGCGCACCTCTCATCGGCATCAACAACCGCAACCTCAAAAGCTTCCGTACCGATCTTTCGGTAACCGAACGCCTTTCACCTCTGGCTCAAGGCCGGACGCTCGTGGCGGAATCCGGCATTGCCACCCGCGCCGACATCGACCGCCTGTCGCCGCTCGTCGACGCCTTCCTGGTCGGTTCCACGCCGATGCGCGACCCCGATCCTCGCCTTGCCGCGCGCGCGCTCGCATTCGGCCGCGTGAAATTGTGCGGATTGCGGACGGCCGACGACCTCATCGCCGCCGCGCCCGCCGCTTATGCCGGGCTGCTGTTCGTGCCGGAAAGCCCGCGAAGCGTGACGCTCGCGCAAGCCGAAGCGCTTTCCGGCCCCAAGGCCCCGCCTTTCGTCGGCGTCTTCCGGGATGCGCCGCTTGAGACAGTCGTCGATGCCGCCAGCCGGGTGCCTTTCGCAGCGATCCAGCTCCACGGCGCCGAAGGCATCGCCTACGTCGCTGCTCTCCGCAAGGCGTTCGCCGGCGAAATCTGGCTCGCCCAGCATCCTGCAGACCCGCCGCGCGCAGGCGGCGACCGGCTGCTGTTCGACAACCGCGGCGGCGGTACGGGTGAGCCTTTCGACTGGTCCGCGCTCGCCGGCCACCCCGGGCTCGGCCGCGCGATGATCGCCGGCGGCATCGGCGCGCACAACGCCCGCGCCGCCCGCGCTCTCGGCGCGTTCGGGATCGACGTCGGCTCGGCAACCGACGCGGCCCCCGGCATCAAGGACCATTCAAAGATCGCTGCGCTGTTCGACGCGCTCCGCACTGTTTCGCGCAAGGAAAGGCTCCGCATATGCGCCTGA
- the trpD gene encoding anthranilate phosphoribosyltransferase: protein MTSQSAALAAPLAANDIIVDRPVPNPMPGLLGGTDLSENDSRHLFERLVLGRLEPAEIAGMLIALRVKGETAAEMIGAARALFAAATPFDRPDYLFADCCGTGGDGSGLINVSTATAFVAASCGLPVAKHGNRSVSSQCGSADVLEALGARLDMEAPRARKLLDETGFCFLFAPAYHPGMKYAALVRRQLQVRTVMNLLGPCINPARPRVQLLGVADPAMLHRIAQVLQAMGVEQALVVHGSGLDEVALHGPTRAVRINGDDMEDIELTPEQAGLTRVPLRVVKGGDVAENAARFRALLNGKAPEADEQIVLLNTAALLLVAGKAGDLREGVALARDALRTGKAAQVLKRYVEASND from the coding sequence ATGACCAGCCAATCTGCCGCTCTGGCCGCCCCGCTTGCCGCCAACGATATCATTGTCGACCGCCCCGTCCCCAACCCGATGCCCGGCCTGCTCGGCGGCACGGACCTTAGCGAGAACGACAGCCGCCACCTGTTCGAGCGGCTGGTGCTGGGCCGCCTCGAACCGGCCGAGATCGCCGGAATGCTCATCGCGCTCCGCGTAAAGGGGGAGACTGCGGCGGAAATGATCGGCGCCGCCCGCGCCCTGTTCGCCGCCGCGACCCCGTTCGATCGGCCGGACTATTTGTTCGCCGATTGCTGCGGCACTGGCGGAGACGGTTCGGGCCTCATCAACGTCTCCACCGCCACCGCATTCGTCGCCGCGTCCTGCGGCCTCCCCGTAGCCAAGCACGGCAACCGCTCGGTCAGCTCGCAATGCGGCTCGGCGGACGTTCTCGAAGCGCTTGGCGCGCGGCTCGACATGGAAGCGCCCAGGGCCCGCAAACTCCTCGACGAGACCGGCTTTTGCTTCCTCTTCGCGCCTGCCTACCACCCCGGAATGAAGTACGCCGCGCTGGTCCGCCGCCAGCTCCAGGTGCGTACGGTGATGAACCTGCTCGGCCCCTGCATCAATCCGGCCCGCCCACGGGTCCAGCTTCTCGGCGTCGCAGACCCAGCCATGCTTCACCGGATCGCCCAGGTACTCCAAGCGATGGGCGTCGAGCAGGCTCTGGTCGTCCACGGCTCCGGCCTCGACGAGGTCGCGCTTCACGGCCCCACAAGAGCCGTCCGCATCAACGGCGACGACATGGAGGATATCGAGCTCACACCGGAGCAGGCCGGACTGACACGAGTCCCATTGCGCGTCGTCAAAGGCGGCGACGTGGCCGAAAACGCCGCCCGCTTTCGGGCGCTCCTTAATGGCAAGGCCCCGGAGGCCGACGAGCAGATCGTCCTTTTAAACACCGCCGCGCTGCTCCTCGTCGCGGGCAAGGCGGGCGACCTGCGCGAAGGCGTCGCCCTCGCTCGCGATGCACTTCGCACCGGCAAGGCCGCACAGGTGCTCAAGCGTTATGTCGAGGCCAGCAATGACTGA